A region of Vibrio porteresiae DSM 19223 DNA encodes the following proteins:
- a CDS encoding GlcG/HbpS family heme-binding protein, translated as MNSHDELFDTPVDRAMAKQTSDAPHKISLHDAMLLGEFAKQKALEMNLPVVFCLMDASGNQRYFFSMEDALLVSHTVAVKKAWTAVALKMSTQQLAQEIQPGKSLYTLQNDASLCCFGGGIPLWSGEVLLGALGVSGGSVEQDVSVAQYAVTQFSQRYYSLLPE; from the coding sequence GTGAATAGTCATGATGAATTGTTCGATACACCTGTCGATCGCGCGATGGCGAAACAAACTTCCGACGCACCACACAAGATCTCACTGCATGACGCCATGCTATTGGGTGAATTCGCGAAACAAAAAGCACTCGAAATGAATTTGCCGGTGGTTTTTTGCTTGATGGATGCCAGCGGGAACCAACGTTACTTCTTTTCTATGGAAGATGCCTTATTGGTGAGTCACACCGTTGCGGTTAAAAAAGCATGGACGGCGGTGGCGCTGAAAATGTCCACTCAGCAATTAGCGCAAGAGATACAACCAGGTAAAAGCCTATACACCTTACAAAACGACGCTAGCTTATGCTGTTTTGGTGGTGGTATTCCTTTGTGGAGTGGTGAGGTATTGCTCGGAGCTCTGGGTGTGAGTGGTGGCAGCGTGGAACAAGACGTTAGTGTCGCCCAATACGCTGTGACGCAATTTAGTCAGCGCTATTATTCGTTATTACCTGAGTAA